The region CGTTCACGTTGCCCCGCAGCTACCTGGACCAGCTAGCCATGTCGAATGGCGGCGAAGGTTCGCTCACGGTCCAACCTTGGTGGATCGTGTTTTGGGAGGCGGAGAGCGTGATCGAGTCGAATGCAGACTACGAGCTGTCCAAGCACCTGCCGGGGTTCTTCGGCTTCGCAAGCAGTGGTGGCGGAGAGCTACTCGCGTTCGACGCGCGCGGACGCGAGCCCTTCCCCATCGTCGCGATACCGTTCATCCCCCTCGATGCCACCCTTGCGATTTTGGTAGCGCGCAACTTC is a window of Polyangiaceae bacterium DNA encoding:
- a CDS encoding SMI1/KNR4 family protein, with protein sequence MPELVEGVWRPCRGAGRDDLDALQRAAPFTLPRSYLDQLAMSNGGEGSLTVQPWWIVFWEAESVIESNADYELSKHLPGFFGFASSGGGELLAFDARGREPFPIVAIPFIPLDATLAILVARNFDELKGMIGKPYLEG